Proteins encoded by one window of Luteimonas yindakuii:
- a CDS encoding phospholipase D family protein: protein MNVVMRAALAALLALAAGGCAGLGAVQRAEAQRIAEAARDTALECDDPVGRCARESPLRALASRAYAASTPDAPRHYALMLDYGQDALLARLDMIRSARESIDLQTYIFDEDDSGHLILDELLAAARRGVRVRMLVDQLSALRNVDTLAALVSTHANFELKVYNPVLGRARISYPMYVAAAACCWRQLNRRMHNKMLLVDGIVGLTGGRNYQDKYFDWDSSYNFRDRDILIGGPVTREMQANFNAFWVAPLSIPAAQLADVGRRLLRTGAPEMPHEPFEAPDRVAAVSRQADDPLLLGHRLADAVLAVGEVEFIADTPAKHRPGQRALAPSTGRLRALIESADAEVLLQTPYLVLSRPAQDMFRALHAREDGPRVVVSTNSLAATDSFITYALSYKYKRRYLREFGFNIYEYKPFPQNAPIDLDATRGLDPGWDLAMAGEADAGTRALAGIDAEHRDDARRSGPPRVATRSGDSRPPPGQRTQQQRLPLDREYSALRYAGVGVNRPVPLRRAGLRFGLHSKSLVIDERVGVVGTHNFDPRGDNLNTESAVVIDDPAFARALAASIRNDMLPQNSWAIGPRDKAPVFPGLDYSLGKASERLPLFDLWPMRYATSYEFVPGPACPLPPPPDHPDFRACHRPVGDFPEVSIGLKPLLTRIVTAFGAGLAPIL, encoded by the coding sequence GCTGGCCGCGGGCGGCTGCGCCGGGCTGGGTGCCGTGCAGCGTGCGGAAGCGCAACGCATCGCCGAGGCCGCGCGCGACACCGCGCTGGAATGCGATGACCCGGTCGGGCGCTGCGCGCGCGAGTCGCCGTTGCGTGCGCTCGCCAGCCGCGCCTATGCCGCCAGCACGCCGGATGCGCCGCGGCACTACGCGCTGATGCTCGACTACGGCCAGGACGCGCTGCTGGCGCGGCTGGACATGATCCGCAGCGCGCGCGAATCGATCGACCTGCAGACCTACATCTTCGACGAGGACGATTCCGGTCATCTGATCCTCGACGAGCTGCTGGCCGCGGCGCGGCGCGGCGTGCGCGTGCGCATGCTCGTCGACCAGCTCTCCGCGTTGCGCAATGTCGACACGCTGGCGGCGCTGGTATCGACCCACGCCAACTTCGAACTCAAGGTCTACAACCCGGTGCTGGGCCGCGCACGCATCAGCTACCCGATGTACGTCGCCGCGGCCGCCTGCTGCTGGCGCCAGCTCAACCGCCGCATGCACAACAAGATGCTGCTGGTCGACGGCATCGTCGGGCTGACCGGCGGCCGCAACTACCAGGACAAGTATTTCGACTGGGACTCGAGCTACAACTTCCGCGACCGCGACATCCTCATCGGCGGCCCGGTCACCCGCGAGATGCAGGCCAACTTCAATGCGTTCTGGGTCGCGCCACTGAGCATCCCCGCCGCGCAGCTGGCCGACGTCGGGCGCCGCCTGCTGCGCACCGGCGCACCGGAGATGCCGCACGAGCCGTTCGAGGCACCGGACCGCGTGGCGGCGGTATCGCGCCAGGCCGACGACCCGTTGCTGCTCGGACACCGGCTGGCGGATGCGGTGCTCGCGGTGGGCGAGGTCGAGTTCATCGCCGACACGCCGGCCAAGCACCGTCCGGGCCAGCGTGCGCTGGCGCCCTCGACCGGGCGGCTGCGCGCGCTGATCGAATCGGCCGACGCGGAAGTGCTGCTGCAGACGCCCTACCTGGTGCTGTCGCGGCCGGCGCAGGACATGTTCCGCGCACTGCACGCACGCGAGGACGGCCCGCGCGTGGTGGTGTCGACCAACAGCCTGGCGGCCACCGACTCCTTCATCACCTACGCGCTGTCGTACAAGTACAAGCGCCGCTACCTGCGCGAGTTCGGCTTCAACATCTACGAGTACAAGCCGTTCCCGCAGAACGCGCCGATCGACCTCGACGCCACCCGTGGGCTCGATCCCGGCTGGGACCTGGCGATGGCGGGCGAGGCCGACGCCGGGACGCGCGCACTGGCAGGGATCGACGCCGAGCATCGCGACGACGCCCGCCGCAGCGGTCCGCCACGTGTGGCGACGCGCTCGGGCGACAGCCGCCCGCCGCCGGGCCAGCGCACCCAGCAGCAGCGCCTGCCGCTCGATCGCGAGTATTCCGCGCTGCGCTATGCCGGCGTCGGCGTCAACCGTCCCGTGCCACTGCGTCGCGCCGGCCTGCGCTTCGGCCTGCATTCGAAGTCGCTGGTCATCGACGAACGCGTCGGCGTGGTCGGCACCCACAACTTCGATCCGCGTGGCGACAACCTCAATACCGAAAGCGCGGTGGTGATCGACGATCCCGCATTCGCGCGTGCGCTGGCGGCCAGCATCCGCAACGACATGCTGCCGCAGAACTCGTGGGCGATCGGCCCGCGCGACAAGGCGCCGGTGTTCCCGGGGCTGGACTACTCGCTGGGCAAGGCGTCGGAACGGCTGCCGCTGTTCGACCTGTGGCCGATGCGCTACGCCACCAGTTACGAGTTCGTGCCCGGGCCCGCGTGCCCGCTGCCACCGCCGCCCGACCACCCGGATTTCCGCGCCTGCCATCGCCCGGTCGGTGATTTCCCCGAGGTCAGCATCGGGCTGAAACCACTGCTGACGCGGATCGTGACCGCATTCGGGGCGGGGCTCGCGCCGATCCTCTAG
- a CDS encoding hotdog fold thioesterase gives MSRGTAMETLGIVFTEIGPDYLRATMPVDARTHQPYGLLHGGASALLAETVGSSAGMLAVDEGKGCVGIEINANHLRAVRSGIVTATARALHAGRQTQVWEIRIEDAHARLVCVSRLTLAVIPLPPPHQPPAG, from the coding sequence ATGTCACGCGGGACCGCGATGGAAACCCTGGGCATCGTTTTCACCGAGATCGGCCCCGACTACCTGCGCGCGACCATGCCGGTCGATGCGCGCACCCACCAGCCCTACGGCCTGCTGCATGGCGGCGCGTCGGCGTTGCTGGCCGAAACCGTCGGCAGCAGTGCCGGGATGCTCGCCGTCGACGAAGGCAAGGGCTGCGTCGGCATCGAGATCAACGCCAACCACCTGCGCGCGGTGCGCAGCGGCATCGTGACCGCGACCGCGCGAGCGCTGCATGCCGGCCGCCAGACCCAGGTGTGGGAGATCCGCATCGAGGATGCGCACGCGCGCCTGGTGTGCGTGTCGCGACTGACGCTGGCGGTCATCCCGCTGCCTCCGCCGCACCAGCCGCCTGCAGGCTGA
- a CDS encoding lysophospholipid acyltransferase family protein: MTTTAPIPPSGTFARALRYLLRTPLLVWHLLVHLTVVMVVVVSPLGRLRLRSGESLGHRIIRAWQAGLMRLFGFRLRRSGTPLPGAVLFVANHVSWIDIVALHSQHMMGFVAKKEIAGWPVVGWLAGHGETIFHQRGSQESLGGVLVEMQARLREGRAVGVFPEGRTREGGELGPFHARIFLAAVETGVPVQPVALRYGAQGEAQRVVAFRGRESFVANFFRLLGEPPREAEVAFLEPILPGDADGRRRIAEVSRERIMAALGQASRRRERRDAGEVATDAG, encoded by the coding sequence ATGACCACCACCGCACCCATCCCGCCCTCCGGCACGTTCGCCCGCGCGCTGCGCTACCTGCTGCGCACGCCGCTGCTGGTGTGGCATCTCCTCGTGCACCTGACGGTGGTGATGGTCGTGGTGGTGTCGCCGCTGGGCCGCCTGCGCCTGCGCAGCGGCGAATCCCTCGGCCACCGCATCATCCGCGCGTGGCAGGCCGGCCTGATGCGGCTGTTCGGCTTCCGCCTGCGTCGCAGCGGCACGCCGTTGCCGGGCGCGGTGCTGTTCGTGGCCAACCACGTGAGCTGGATCGACATCGTCGCCCTGCACAGCCAGCACATGATGGGCTTCGTGGCGAAGAAGGAAATCGCCGGCTGGCCGGTGGTCGGCTGGCTTGCCGGGCACGGTGAAACGATCTTCCACCAGCGCGGCAGCCAGGAGTCGCTGGGCGGCGTGCTGGTGGAGATGCAGGCACGCCTGCGCGAGGGTCGCGCGGTGGGCGTGTTCCCGGAGGGGCGCACCCGCGAGGGTGGCGAGCTCGGGCCGTTCCATGCACGGATCTTCCTTGCCGCGGTGGAAACCGGGGTGCCGGTGCAACCGGTCGCGCTGCGGTATGGCGCGCAGGGCGAGGCCCAGCGCGTGGTCGCGTTCCGTGGCCGTGAGAGCTTCGTCGCCAACTTCTTTCGCCTGCTGGGGGAGCCGCCGCGCGAGGCCGAAGTCGCCTTCCTCGAGCCGATCCTGCCCGGCGATGCCGATGGCCGCCGGCGCATCGCCGAGGTGTCGCGCGAACGCATCATGGCCGCGCTCGGCCAGGCATCGCGCCGGCGCGAGCGTCGCGACGCCGGCGAGGTCGCCACCGATGCAGGCTAG
- a CDS encoding YheT family hydrolase, whose protein sequence is MQARRTDPVVAYAPPSWLRNAHLQSVLGSSGWRRLRGARALAATGAVTTAHLLDGGDGVRLLGLHSSIGGRAPRGLALLLHGWEGSAESGYMRLTAAHFLRRGFDVFRLNFRDHGPTHHLNEELFHSNRIDEVVHAARDLCARFPSRPLVAAGFSLGGNFALRVAQRAPAAGLPLAAVAAVCPVLDPALTLQQMERGMPLYLRHFERKWRESLLRKRALFPQLRTMDDRVLRMGMRDLTEWLVLRHTTFGSLDEYFAGYSIAGERLAGLAVSAHVLTSEDDPVIPADGFRALPDNPCLQVEIARWGGHCGFIENARLDGYAERWAVERLLADPRVASH, encoded by the coding sequence ATGCAGGCTAGGCGGACCGACCCCGTCGTCGCCTATGCCCCGCCGTCCTGGTTGCGCAACGCGCATCTGCAGTCGGTGCTGGGCAGCAGCGGGTGGCGACGCCTGCGCGGCGCACGCGCGCTTGCCGCCACCGGGGCGGTGACCACCGCGCACCTGCTCGACGGCGGCGACGGCGTGCGCCTGCTCGGCCTGCACAGCAGCATCGGCGGCCGCGCCCCGCGCGGGCTGGCGCTGCTGCTGCATGGCTGGGAAGGCAGTGCCGAATCCGGCTACATGCGCCTGACCGCCGCGCATTTCCTGCGCCGTGGCTTCGACGTGTTCCGGCTCAATTTCCGCGACCACGGTCCCACCCACCACCTCAACGAGGAACTGTTCCACTCCAATCGCATCGACGAGGTGGTGCACGCCGCACGCGACCTGTGTGCGCGCTTCCCGAGCCGGCCACTGGTGGCGGCGGGGTTCTCGCTGGGCGGCAACTTCGCATTGCGGGTGGCACAGCGCGCACCCGCGGCCGGACTGCCGCTGGCGGCGGTGGCCGCGGTGTGCCCGGTGCTCGATCCCGCGCTGACCCTGCAGCAGATGGAACGCGGCATGCCGCTGTACCTGCGCCATTTCGAGCGCAAGTGGCGCGAATCGCTGCTGCGCAAGCGCGCGCTGTTCCCCCAGCTCAGGACCATGGACGACCGCGTGCTGCGCATGGGCATGCGCGACCTCACCGAGTGGCTGGTGCTGCGGCACACCACGTTCGGCTCGCTCGACGAATACTTCGCCGGCTATTCGATCGCCGGCGAGCGCCTCGCGGGCCTTGCGGTCTCCGCGCATGTGCTGACCAGCGAGGACGATCCGGTGATCCCCGCCGACGGTTTCCGCGCGCTGCCCGACAACCCCTGCCTGCAGGTGGAGATCGCGCGCTGGGGCGGGCACTGCGGGTTCATCGAGAACGCGCGGCTCGACGGCTATGCCGAGCGCTGGGCGGTCGAGCGCCTGCTCGCCGATCCCCGGGTCGCCAGCCACTGA
- a CDS encoding tetratricopeptide repeat protein → MYDSILDALRRGAPGEALAAARDLTTTRPDDGRAWELMAQAQRMGGDADGALASLDHAIALQPDEAALQFQRAAILLARRDIDAATTALTRTLELDPNRYQAYIVQAELAIGRGDLDEAERLEKMAARLGEGDPGLSAVRGMIALRRGDRDRALSILSSAVERHADDPQLLNALAFAYIAKDHLAFAEQTLLRLVQLVPGNTPARRLLADVVLRQGRPAEAATHIEQVLAAGPASTEHLRFAGALDLQLGQLPQAVARLKQVLARTPDDRTALDLLMRAWELQDDRDDARATLEAALATSPRNPALWDARLGVDGSDPAAALAVVERWNAAMPDSVPAVQARVSVAQAAGDQPAAEAAARELTRRLPGDARAQTLLLDLLTERDPQAAVAHLQELHAAAGDDAARRSQVEGWLALAHDQAGNVAEAAKVWIDTHASWAERLMPLPTWSQADAAHAPAAQPDPDAARLVFMAGLPGAGHEQVGRLLTGVVSAFRADRLGTSPPRDALQNVHTVGRLERGETTPADVHAEWRAQLPARGIAQGALIDWLLWWDNAYLAVTRAHLPHAELLMIVRDPRDMLLNWLAFGSPVPFRMGTPDAGAAWLAQGLEHLVVLAEQEPQPLRLLRTDEGINDAALLGQALGQALEVELPAPPRTLFQDQFRFPGGHWRRYTGVLAAPFAALTPVAVRLGYSET, encoded by the coding sequence ATGTACGACAGCATTCTCGATGCCCTGCGCCGCGGCGCGCCCGGCGAGGCCCTGGCCGCCGCGCGCGACCTCACCACCACCCGCCCCGACGATGGCCGGGCCTGGGAGCTGATGGCGCAGGCGCAGCGGATGGGTGGCGACGCCGACGGCGCGCTCGCCAGCCTCGACCACGCGATCGCGCTGCAGCCCGACGAAGCCGCGCTGCAGTTCCAGCGCGCCGCCATCCTGCTGGCCCGGCGCGACATCGACGCCGCGACCACCGCGCTGACGCGCACGCTCGAACTCGACCCCAACCGCTACCAGGCCTACATCGTGCAGGCCGAACTCGCGATCGGCCGCGGCGACCTCGACGAGGCCGAGCGGCTGGAGAAGATGGCCGCGCGGCTCGGCGAGGGCGATCCGGGCCTGTCCGCGGTGCGCGGCATGATCGCGCTGCGCCGCGGCGACCGCGACCGCGCGCTGTCGATCCTGTCCAGTGCCGTCGAGCGCCACGCCGACGACCCGCAGCTGCTCAACGCGCTCGCCTTCGCCTACATCGCCAAGGACCACCTCGCCTTCGCCGAGCAGACCCTCCTGCGCCTGGTGCAGCTGGTGCCGGGCAACACCCCGGCGCGTCGCCTGCTGGCCGACGTGGTGCTGCGCCAGGGCCGCCCGGCCGAGGCGGCCACCCATATCGAGCAGGTGCTGGCCGCCGGCCCGGCGTCGACCGAGCACCTGCGCTTTGCCGGCGCGCTCGACCTCCAGCTCGGCCAGCTGCCGCAGGCGGTGGCGCGGCTCAAGCAGGTGCTGGCACGCACGCCCGACGACCGCACCGCGCTCGACCTGCTGATGCGCGCCTGGGAGCTGCAGGACGATCGCGACGACGCCCGCGCCACCCTCGAGGCCGCGCTCGCCACCAGCCCGCGCAACCCGGCGCTGTGGGATGCGCGGCTCGGCGTGGACGGCAGCGATCCCGCCGCCGCCCTGGCGGTGGTCGAGCGCTGGAACGCGGCGATGCCGGATTCGGTACCCGCGGTGCAGGCACGCGTGAGCGTGGCCCAGGCCGCCGGCGACCAGCCCGCAGCGGAAGCCGCCGCGCGCGAGCTCACGCGCCGCCTGCCCGGCGATGCGCGTGCGCAGACGCTGCTGCTGGACCTGCTGACCGAACGCGACCCGCAGGCCGCGGTCGCGCATCTGCAGGAACTCCATGCCGCCGCCGGCGACGATGCCGCGCGCCGCAGCCAGGTCGAAGGCTGGCTGGCGCTGGCCCATGACCAGGCCGGCAACGTGGCCGAGGCCGCGAAGGTGTGGATCGATACCCACGCCAGCTGGGCCGAGCGCCTGATGCCGCTGCCGACGTGGTCGCAGGCGGACGCCGCGCATGCGCCGGCCGCGCAGCCCGATCCGGACGCGGCGCGGCTGGTGTTCATGGCCGGCCTGCCCGGTGCCGGCCACGAGCAGGTCGGCCGGCTGCTCACCGGCGTGGTGTCGGCGTTCCGTGCCGACCGCCTGGGCACCAGTCCGCCGCGCGACGCGCTGCAGAACGTGCACACCGTGGGGCGGCTGGAGCGCGGCGAAACCACGCCCGCCGACGTGCATGCCGAATGGCGCGCGCAGCTGCCGGCGCGCGGCATCGCGCAGGGCGCGCTGATCGACTGGCTGCTGTGGTGGGACAACGCCTACCTCGCCGTCACCCGCGCGCACCTGCCGCACGCCGAACTGCTGATGATCGTGCGCGACCCGCGCGACATGCTGCTCAACTGGCTGGCCTTCGGCTCGCCGGTGCCGTTCCGCATGGGCACGCCGGATGCAGGCGCGGCGTGGCTGGCGCAGGGCCTCGAGCACCTGGTGGTGCTGGCCGAACAGGAGCCGCAACCGCTGCGGCTGCTGCGCACCGACGAAGGCATCAACGATGCCGCGTTGCTGGGGCAGGCACTGGGGCAGGCGCTGGAGGTGGAACTGCCGGCACCGCCGCGCACCCTGTTCCAGGACCAGTTCCGCTTCCCGGGCGGGCACTGGCGCCGCTACACGGGCGTGCTGGCCGCGCCGTTCGCGGCGCTCACCCCGGTCGCGGTACGGTTGGGCTATTCCGAAACCTGA
- a CDS encoding YbhB/YbcL family Raf kinase inhibitor-like protein, with translation MHIRSDSFERGQAIPSEFALGAPQGFGGNRNPHLAWGDAPAGTRSFVLVCIDADAPTVPEMAGQDGVEIPSDQPRADFVHWVMVDIPASITSIQAGSCSEGLSKGGKRELQGPAGARQGRNDYTGWFAGDADMGGTYRGYDGPYPPPNDLRLHRYFFRVFALDVDRLEVGDDFTAADAFAAMHGHVLAEASIHGTYSLNRNAGA, from the coding sequence ATGCACATCCGCAGCGACAGTTTCGAACGCGGCCAGGCGATCCCCTCGGAGTTCGCGCTGGGCGCGCCGCAGGGCTTCGGTGGCAACCGCAATCCACACCTGGCCTGGGGCGACGCCCCCGCCGGCACGCGCTCGTTCGTGCTGGTGTGCATCGACGCCGACGCGCCCACCGTGCCGGAGATGGCCGGCCAGGACGGTGTCGAGATTCCGTCCGACCAGCCCCGCGCGGACTTCGTGCACTGGGTGATGGTGGACATCCCGGCGTCGATCACCTCGATCCAGGCCGGCAGCTGCAGCGAGGGCCTCAGCAAGGGCGGCAAGCGCGAGCTGCAGGGGCCGGCCGGTGCCCGCCAGGGCCGCAACGACTACACCGGCTGGTTCGCCGGCGACGCCGACATGGGCGGCACGTACCGCGGCTACGACGGCCCGTATCCGCCGCCCAACGACCTCCGCCTGCACCGCTATTTCTTCCGCGTGTTCGCGCTCGACGTCGACCGCCTCGAGGTCGGCGACGACTTCACCGCCGCCGACGCCTTCGCCGCCATGCACGGCCACGTGCTCGCCGAGGCCTCGATCCACGGCACCTATTCGCTCAACCGCAACGCGGGGGCATAG
- a CDS encoding undecaprenyl-diphosphate phosphatase, whose product MSDPFSALLLGIIEGLTEFLPVSSTGHLLIAQHWLGARSDFFNIVIQAGAILAITLVFRQRLWGLATNLGDRDNRDYVFKLAAAFLVTALVGLPVRLAGWELPETVAPVAWALVLGGIWMLVAEYFAERRGGDGAYVTWTVAIAVGLAQVVAGVFPGTSRSATTIFVAMLLGLSRRPAAAEFAFLVGIPTMFAASGYAFLELWLDEGLGGEAWGDVALAFAAATATGFVVVRWLMDYIKRHRFTGFAIYRIVLGIALLVWMPAGS is encoded by the coding sequence GTGTCCGATCCGTTTTCCGCCCTGCTGCTGGGCATCATCGAAGGCCTGACCGAATTCCTGCCGGTTTCCAGCACCGGGCACCTGCTCATCGCCCAGCACTGGCTGGGCGCGCGCTCGGACTTCTTCAACATCGTCATCCAGGCCGGCGCGATCCTCGCCATCACGCTGGTGTTCCGGCAACGGCTGTGGGGGCTGGCGACGAACCTGGGCGATCGCGACAACCGCGACTACGTGTTCAAGCTGGCGGCGGCGTTCCTCGTGACCGCACTGGTCGGGCTGCCGGTGCGGCTTGCCGGCTGGGAACTGCCGGAAACGGTGGCGCCGGTGGCCTGGGCACTCGTGCTGGGCGGCATCTGGATGCTGGTGGCGGAATACTTCGCCGAACGCCGCGGCGGTGACGGCGCGTACGTCACCTGGACGGTGGCGATCGCGGTGGGGCTGGCGCAGGTGGTGGCCGGCGTGTTCCCCGGCACCTCGCGTTCGGCGACGACGATCTTCGTGGCGATGCTGCTGGGCCTGAGCAGGCGCCCGGCGGCGGCCGAATTCGCCTTCCTGGTCGGCATCCCCACCATGTTCGCCGCCAGCGGCTATGCCTTCCTGGAACTCTGGCTCGACGAGGGCCTGGGCGGCGAAGCCTGGGGCGACGTCGCGCTCGCGTTCGCCGCGGCCACCGCCACCGGCTTCGTGGTGGTGCGCTGGCTGATGGACTACATCAAGCGGCACCGCTTCACCGGCTTCGCGATCTACCGCATCGTGCTCGGCATCGCGCTGCTGGTGTGGATGCCGGCGGGGAGCTGA
- the glnA gene encoding type I glutamate--ammonia ligase, whose product MSFEQVEKLVKDHKVEFIDLRFTDMRGVQHHVTYPASILEPGLFEDGVMFDGSSMPGWKGIAESDMVLLPDPSSAYIDPFTADPTIILVCDVLDPATMQSYTRDPRGIARRAEAFLKSSGIAEQAFFGPEPEFFIFDSVRYANEMGHTFFHIDSEEAAWNTGRDYPGGNHGYRPGVKGGYFPVAPLDSLHDLRAEMCKTLGQIGIEVEVHHHEVANAGQCEIGTRFNSLVKKADELLAMKYVIKNVAFRNGKTATFMPKPIVGDNGSGMHVHQSLAKGGNNLFSGDGYGGLSQMALWYIGGVFKHARALNAFTNAGTNSYKRLVPGFEAPVMLAYSARNRSASCRIPYVANPKARRIEFRFPDPIQSGYLTFAALLMAGLDGIKNQIDPGGPSDKDLYDLPPEEEKNIPKVAHSLDQALEALDADRGFLTAGGVFTDDFIDAYIELKMKEVTAFRSATHPLEYQMYYTI is encoded by the coding sequence ATGTCGTTCGAACAGGTCGAAAAGCTGGTCAAGGATCACAAGGTCGAGTTCATCGACCTGCGTTTCACCGACATGCGCGGCGTGCAGCACCACGTCACCTATCCGGCCTCGATCCTCGAGCCGGGCCTGTTCGAGGACGGCGTGATGTTCGACGGTTCCTCGATGCCGGGCTGGAAGGGCATCGCCGAGTCCGACATGGTGCTGCTGCCGGATCCGTCCAGCGCCTATATCGACCCGTTCACCGCCGACCCGACCATCATCCTGGTCTGCGACGTGCTCGACCCGGCCACCATGCAGTCCTACACCCGCGACCCCCGCGGCATCGCGCGCCGCGCGGAAGCATTCCTGAAGTCGTCGGGCATCGCCGAACAGGCGTTCTTCGGTCCCGAGCCCGAGTTCTTCATCTTCGACTCGGTGCGCTACGCCAACGAGATGGGCCACACCTTCTTCCATATCGATTCCGAGGAAGCGGCGTGGAACACGGGGCGCGACTATCCCGGCGGCAACCACGGCTACCGCCCCGGGGTGAAGGGCGGCTACTTCCCGGTCGCGCCGCTGGACTCGCTGCACGACCTGCGCGCGGAGATGTGCAAGACGCTCGGCCAGATCGGCATCGAGGTCGAGGTGCACCACCATGAAGTGGCCAACGCCGGCCAGTGCGAGATCGGCACCCGCTTCAACTCGCTGGTGAAGAAGGCCGACGAGCTGCTGGCGATGAAGTACGTGATCAAGAACGTCGCCTTCCGCAACGGCAAGACCGCGACCTTCATGCCGAAGCCGATCGTCGGCGACAACGGCAGCGGCATGCACGTGCACCAGTCGCTGGCCAAGGGCGGCAACAACCTGTTCTCCGGCGACGGCTACGGCGGCCTGAGTCAGATGGCACTGTGGTACATCGGCGGCGTGTTCAAGCACGCGCGCGCGTTGAACGCGTTCACCAACGCCGGCACCAACAGCTACAAGCGCCTGGTGCCGGGCTTCGAGGCGCCGGTGATGCTCGCCTACTCGGCACGCAACCGCTCGGCCAGCTGCCGCATCCCGTACGTGGCGAATCCGAAGGCGCGCCGCATCGAGTTCCGCTTCCCCGATCCGATCCAGTCCGGCTACCTCACCTTCGCCGCGCTCTTGATGGCTGGGCTCGACGGCATCAAGAACCAGATCGATCCGGGCGGCCCCAGCGACAAGGACCTCTACGACCTGCCGCCGGAAGAGGAAAAGAACATCCCCAAGGTCGCGCACTCGCTCGACCAGGCCCTGGAAGCGCTCGACGCCGACCGCGGCTTCCTCACCGCCGGCGGCGTGTTCACCGACGACTTCATCGATGCCTACATCGAGCTGAAGATGAAGGAGGTCACCGCGTTCCGCTCGGCCACCCATCCGCTCGAGTACCAGATGTACTACACGATCTGA
- a CDS encoding N-acetylmuramoyl-L-alanine amidase, with product MIRTFLLLACIFVLAACTHAPPRNPMAQWVESPNHDARRPTLIVVHYTEQDSAAQSLHTLRTANAHGPVSAHYLVGGDGTLYQLVADERRAWHAGAGNWGTISDVNSASIGIELDNDGRSPFADAQVETLIALLEDLTTRLRIPRTHVIGHSDLAPGRKVDPGPLFPWQRLAEAGFGVWPDADAPPAPVGFDPITALRLLGYPLDNPVATIRSYRMRFRGDSADTLDAEDLRILHALTRYAPVPAR from the coding sequence ATGATCCGCACGTTTCTGCTGCTTGCCTGCATCTTCGTCCTCGCCGCCTGCACCCACGCGCCGCCGCGCAATCCGATGGCGCAGTGGGTGGAGTCGCCCAACCACGACGCACGCCGGCCGACGCTGATCGTCGTGCACTACACCGAGCAGGACTCCGCCGCGCAGAGCCTGCACACGCTGCGCACCGCCAACGCGCATGGCCCGGTCAGTGCGCACTATCTCGTCGGTGGCGACGGCACGCTGTACCAGCTGGTCGCCGACGAACGCCGTGCCTGGCATGCCGGTGCCGGCAACTGGGGCACCATCAGCGACGTCAACTCGGCATCGATCGGCATCGAGCTCGACAACGACGGCCGCAGCCCGTTCGCCGATGCCCAGGTCGAGACGCTTATCGCCCTGCTGGAAGACCTCACCACGCGCCTGCGTATCCCGCGCACCCATGTGATCGGCCATTCCGACCTCGCTCCCGGGCGCAAGGTCGATCCGGGTCCGCTGTTTCCCTGGCAGCGCCTCGCCGAAGCCGGCTTCGGCGTGTGGCCGGATGCCGACGCACCGCCCGCACCGGTAGGCTTCGACCCCATCACCGCACTGCGGCTGCTCGGTTACCCGCTCGACAACCCGGTCGCGACGATCCGCAGCTACCGCATGCGCTTCCGTGGCGACAGCGCCGACACCCTCGACGCCGAGGACCTGCGCATCCTGCATGCGCTGACGCGGTACGCGCCCGTGCCCGCGCGGTAG